The Candidatus Hydrogenedens sp. genome contains a region encoding:
- a CDS encoding response regulator, which translates to MESTPKYQTSIERKFFTAIFWVGVIPMTLTLIIAYVFAREGQWITTKRNLTTAVRKTTEGVRLSLETRLNFSARVITDPLFSQFCQSSHDIRQSLENKLSEKLSDIQNISQGKTIAFAIFDTEGHILYSTQMFNPGDFILDKWYQKIRWPYIVSISTPPKTENYTLTVAIPIYTKEDNKIVGFLLEVQQATEIIDFILSQPNETGGFSTENIYNTIIYIRGNDGIALYKDFNKENKKNDINYEIVDNRLVQRLKRSSNKTEGYITLLRFSSRGKVAPIVMAYQKIYPEYELYFCAYRPLYDIFWFIHFGSILALAIAGFIILFFSLIGYRIVHRNILRPLSLINEGAQLIQGGDLELKLKIDTGDELEEVAKSFNQMASALRKNIYELEASEERYRNLVNSMRDGIYQTTKDGTLTLINPAGAKILGFDSPEDSIGTDLEKLFLNSNDFKELCAELNEKQYLFQYRTWIKPIKGELLCIEISATWIKDSNNNIVGVEGIFRDITKNVLLEKEVQERAERLKAVNFIAQTINSNLEVGKVLENVVKEIKRLIANIDYAIVALLPEGSESSKEQSTAYEILPLFPITQVKSQKSSFYCAEKVLINKKTLHIDYLSSEDEKIASEFPTDIISLIATPLFAEDKIIGILVIGSKIPKAFTIHDVEIVEEVSPHIAVAIRNARLMERLQKTLDEVKKAQQQLNKANEELKTLDEMKTNLLSNVSHELRTPLVSIMGYTDMILSGKTGPITDTQKEYLSISMRNIEKLVNLIENLLDFSKLHKGKEELVFSTFDIVESAEIGLQNIRPMAEPRGIQLILTAETKPILVDGDKGKILQVFNNLLSNAVKFNNNNGTVEVKLKIIEDEVEVSVTDTGIGIPPEAHDKIFTRFYQVDSSTTRKYGGTGIGLSISQDIIRLHGSRIILSSTLGQGTTFSFRLPIHGTKSEVSRKYVSEITPDETHLLVELVTQDRSLSAQIRQWLLEENIDILHASYPSFALSLVFKYNPDCLIIDCEETPLGKEHVNEILKNPAISHIPIIIITNNDSVYKQFSEKVIHRLPKQFRKSVLLSAIRYAIKNVTEEQPLLGNEILCVDDDPEILQFMKRCLETAGYKVDTSRSGEEALEKLQTGRFSLLLLDIAMPGLDGWEICRIIKTNSKYKGIRIHIITAKSVNEDLQKIYEVGAEGLLQKPFKQEELLSIVKTYMP; encoded by the coding sequence ATGGAATCAACACCAAAATATCAGACAAGTATTGAACGAAAGTTTTTCACTGCGATATTTTGGGTTGGCGTAATTCCCATGACCTTAACGTTAATTATTGCTTATGTTTTTGCCCGAGAAGGTCAGTGGATTACTACAAAACGAAATTTAACAACTGCTGTCCGCAAAACAACAGAAGGGGTTCGCCTCTCATTAGAAACAAGGTTAAATTTCTCAGCGAGAGTTATAACAGACCCTCTTTTTTCACAATTCTGTCAATCTTCCCATGATATCAGACAATCCCTTGAAAACAAACTTTCTGAAAAACTATCTGACATCCAGAACATAAGTCAAGGGAAAACAATTGCTTTTGCTATTTTTGATACAGAGGGACATATCCTTTATTCAACACAGATGTTTAATCCTGGTGATTTTATATTAGATAAATGGTATCAAAAAATAAGATGGCCTTATATTGTATCTATATCTACTCCACCAAAAACAGAAAATTATACCCTTACAGTCGCCATTCCCATATACACAAAAGAAGACAACAAAATTGTTGGTTTCTTATTAGAAGTTCAGCAAGCAACAGAAATTATCGATTTCATACTTAGTCAACCGAATGAAACTGGTGGCTTTTCAACAGAAAATATATATAACACCATAATATATATAAGAGGAAATGATGGAATTGCCCTGTATAAAGATTTCAATAAAGAGAACAAGAAAAATGATATTAATTATGAGATTGTTGATAATCGATTAGTCCAACGATTAAAACGTTCCTCCAATAAAACAGAAGGGTATATCACATTATTACGATTTTCAAGCCGTGGGAAGGTAGCCCCTATTGTAATGGCATACCAAAAGATATACCCAGAGTATGAACTTTATTTCTGTGCCTATAGACCTCTATATGATATTTTTTGGTTTATTCATTTTGGTTCTATCTTAGCCTTAGCAATAGCAGGATTTATAATACTTTTCTTCTCACTCATTGGGTATCGAATTGTTCATCGAAATATTTTAAGACCACTTAGTTTAATCAATGAAGGAGCACAATTAATACAAGGAGGAGATTTAGAACTAAAATTAAAAATTGATACAGGAGATGAATTAGAAGAAGTAGCCAAGTCTTTCAATCAGATGGCAAGTGCACTTCGCAAAAATATTTATGAATTAGAAGCCTCTGAAGAACGTTACCGCAATTTAGTAAATTCCATGCGAGATGGTATATATCAAACTACCAAAGACGGCACTTTAACTCTTATCAACCCAGCAGGAGCAAAAATCTTAGGATTTGATTCACCAGAGGACTCCATCGGCACAGACTTGGAAAAATTATTTCTAAACTCCAATGACTTCAAAGAACTCTGTGCAGAATTAAACGAAAAACAGTATCTATTTCAATATCGAACATGGATAAAACCTATTAAAGGGGAACTTCTTTGCATTGAAATTTCAGCAACATGGATAAAAGATAGCAATAATAATATTGTTGGTGTTGAAGGAATATTCAGAGATATTACAAAAAATGTCCTGTTAGAAAAAGAGGTTCAGGAACGTGCAGAACGATTAAAGGCTGTCAATTTTATTGCACAAACCATTAACTCTAATCTGGAAGTTGGAAAAGTTTTAGAAAATGTTGTCAAAGAGATTAAACGATTAATAGCAAATATTGACTATGCCATTGTAGCACTACTCCCAGAAGGTTCAGAATCATCCAAAGAGCAATCAACTGCCTACGAAATTCTACCCCTTTTCCCTATCACACAGGTAAAGTCTCAAAAATCCTCATTTTACTGTGCTGAAAAAGTCCTTATTAATAAGAAAACACTCCATATTGATTATCTTAGTTCCGAAGATGAAAAAATTGCCAGTGAATTTCCAACAGACATAATAAGCCTTATCGCCACTCCTCTCTTTGCAGAAGATAAAATCATAGGTATCCTTGTTATAGGCTCTAAAATACCAAAAGCCTTTACTATCCACGATGTTGAAATTGTAGAAGAAGTTTCACCCCATATAGCAGTAGCAATACGAAATGCACGATTAATGGAAAGACTACAAAAAACACTGGATGAAGTAAAGAAAGCCCAACAGCAACTAAACAAAGCCAATGAAGAATTAAAAACCCTTGATGAAATGAAAACAAATCTATTGTCTAATGTCTCACATGAACTTCGGACGCCATTAGTCTCCATCATGGGTTACACAGATATGATATTAAGTGGGAAAACAGGACCTATCACCGATACACAGAAAGAATATTTATCTATAAGTATGAGGAATATAGAGAAACTGGTGAACCTGATAGAGAATTTACTCGATTTCTCAAAACTCCACAAGGGTAAGGAAGAACTCGTATTTAGCACTTTTGATATTGTTGAATCTGCAGAAATTGGATTACAAAATATCCGTCCTATGGCGGAACCAAGAGGAATTCAACTAATATTAACTGCCGAGACAAAGCCTATCCTTGTAGACGGAGATAAAGGAAAAATTCTTCAAGTCTTCAATAATCTTCTTTCCAATGCAGTAAAATTTAATAATAATAATGGAACTGTCGAAGTCAAATTAAAAATTATCGAAGATGAGGTAGAGGTCTCAGTTACAGATACAGGGATAGGAATTCCTCCAGAAGCACATGACAAAATTTTCACACGATTCTATCAAGTAGATTCCTCTACAACACGTAAATATGGAGGGACAGGCATTGGACTTTCAATCTCTCAAGACATTATCCGTTTACATGGTAGCCGTATCATCCTGTCAAGCACCTTAGGACAAGGAACAACTTTCTCGTTCCGATTACCTATTCATGGTACCAAAAGTGAAGTTAGCAGAAAATATGTTTCAGAAATTACACCCGATGAAACACATTTATTAGTAGAATTAGTAACTCAAGACCGTTCTCTAAGTGCACAAATAAGACAATGGCTACTTGAAGAGAATATAGATATATTACATGCTTCATACCCATCGTTTGCTCTTTCTTTAGTATTCAAATATAATCCCGATTGTCTCATCATTGATTGTGAAGAAACACCTTTAGGAAAAGAGCATGTCAATGAAATATTAAAAAACCCAGCAATTTCTCATATACCTATAATAATTATTACAAATAATGATTCCGTTTATAAACAATTTTCGGAAAAGGTCATCCATCGTTTACCAAAACAATTTCGGAAAAGTGTTCTTTTAAGTGCTATTCGGTATGCAATAAAAAATGTTACTGAAGAGCAACCTTTACTCGGCAACGAAATCTTATGTGTTGATGATGACCCTGAAATACTTCAATTCATGAAACGGTGTCTTGAAACTGCAGGTTATAAGGTAGACACTTCCAGATCTGGAGAAGAAGCCCTTGAAAAACTTCAAACAGGTCGTTTTAGTCTTCTTCTATTAGACATTGCCATGCCAGGACTCGATGGATGGGAAATATGCAGGATAATAAAAACAAATTCTAAATACAAGGGAATAAGAATTCACATTATCACCGCAAAATCAGTCAATGAGGATTTGCAAAAAATTTATGAGGTAGGGGCAGAAGGTTTACTTCAAAAACCATTTAAACAAGAAGAACTCCTCTCCATTGTTAAAACTTATATGCCTTAA
- a CDS encoding right-handed parallel beta-helix repeat-containing protein, with protein sequence MDVKKLFFISIILLINSAYPSDLKVSLYQPNHEAISQVEQGSLNWASPAWWGFNEQDATESLQSAINSNAEEVIVPNMGVPWIVRPITLRSNQKITLMSGVVILAKKGEFKGGGDSLFSADNVENLTISGYGATLKMNKKDYQDKKQYKPAEWRMTLSICGCKNVLVEGIRCESSGGDGIYIGATNNLNRCENVLIRDVVCYDNHRQGISVISASNLTIENCLLIGTSGTAPQAGIDFEPNQESEQLTNIVMKNCMIKENKGAGILIYLKQFDKTTLPVSITVENCFIQNDFDHGVAIGAVTKDGPLGDIKFKNCYIEGSQRGGICVFDKSADGVKIYFDNCVCVNTPPKSNGFPIKINQWKKTMVAKLGGVCFNDCVVYDIYERSPIEINTLSKDCQISDIRGTIIVKGKSLPKVENKTGFSVNELVVEK encoded by the coding sequence ATGGATGTGAAAAAACTATTTTTTATTTCAATAATTTTACTAATTAATTCTGCATATCCGTCGGATTTAAAGGTTTCTTTATATCAACCTAATCATGAGGCAATATCCCAAGTTGAGCAAGGGAGCCTGAATTGGGCAAGTCCAGCATGGTGGGGATTCAATGAACAGGATGCTACTGAGTCGTTACAGTCGGCAATTAATTCCAACGCTGAAGAGGTTATTGTCCCTAATATGGGTGTGCCATGGATTGTTAGACCAATTACATTACGTTCAAACCAAAAGATCACTTTGATGTCGGGTGTAGTTATATTAGCAAAAAAAGGAGAATTTAAAGGGGGAGGAGATTCCTTATTTAGTGCTGATAATGTGGAAAATCTCACTATCTCAGGTTATGGTGCCACATTAAAAATGAATAAGAAGGATTATCAGGACAAGAAACAATATAAACCTGCGGAGTGGCGTATGACCCTGTCTATTTGTGGTTGTAAAAATGTTTTGGTAGAAGGTATTCGATGTGAAAGTAGTGGAGGAGATGGAATTTATATTGGTGCGACAAATAATCTGAATAGATGTGAAAATGTACTTATTCGTGATGTTGTTTGTTATGATAATCATCGTCAAGGGATTAGCGTTATTAGTGCTTCAAATTTAACGATAGAAAATTGTTTATTAATTGGAACTTCAGGAACAGCACCACAGGCAGGAATTGATTTTGAACCTAATCAAGAATCTGAACAACTAACAAATATTGTTATGAAGAATTGTATGATTAAGGAAAATAAAGGAGCGGGTATACTTATTTATTTGAAACAATTTGATAAAACGACTCTTCCAGTATCAATTACTGTTGAAAATTGTTTTATTCAAAATGACTTTGACCATGGTGTAGCTATTGGTGCGGTTACTAAAGATGGGCCCTTGGGAGATATTAAATTTAAAAACTGTTATATAGAAGGTTCTCAAAGAGGGGGAATTTGTGTTTTTGATAAATCTGCGGACGGGGTAAAGATATATTTTGATAATTGCGTATGTGTTAATACACCTCCGAAAAGTAATGGTTTTCCAATCAAGATAAACCAATGGAAAAAAACAATGGTTGCAAAACTTGGTGGGGTGTGTTTTAATGATTGTGTTGTGTATGATATTTATGAACGAAGTCCTATCGAAATAAATACCCTTTCAAAAGATTGCCAGATTTCTGATATTAGAGGAACTATTATTGTTAAAGGGAAAAGCCTACCTAAGGTCGAGAATAAAACAGGTTTTAGTGTAAATGAATTAGTGGTAGAAAAATGA
- a CDS encoding DUF1559 domain-containing protein yields MKKKGFTLIELLVVIAIIGILAAILLPALARAREAARRSSCQNNLKQWGLVFKMYSNEAKGERFPPLQAGGYPRVDGVLRGVLDAGPNVFVLYPEYLTDPMIMFCPSDAELGTSIANAHLNEDVNQDWCVGYAHNNGGKCARAIDASYGYLGWVLDKGNCTDLTAPLSNYPMFATLAQLLGVQIDMNTQVSQQVAEALNYLITNLITNAASILANPNNVPPGIYEPVDKDITVPQGLGNGGSSTVYRLREGIERFLITDINNPAASAQAQSSVWIMFDQLATNASAYNHIPGGSNVLYMDGHVQFQRYGECEPAPVNRPMAVMIGILTSF; encoded by the coding sequence ATGAAGAAAAAAGGTTTCACACTCATCGAACTGCTGGTCGTTATTGCAATCATTGGCATCCTCGCTGCAATATTGTTACCAGCACTGGCAAGGGCACGCGAAGCGGCAAGACGCTCCAGCTGTCAGAACAACTTAAAACAGTGGGGCCTCGTCTTCAAAATGTATTCCAATGAGGCTAAGGGTGAAAGATTCCCTCCCCTTCAGGCAGGTGGTTACCCTCGAGTTGATGGAGTGCTAAGAGGGGTCTTAGATGCAGGCCCTAATGTATTTGTGCTATACCCTGAATATTTAACAGACCCAATGATTATGTTCTGTCCTTCTGATGCAGAGTTGGGGACTTCTATTGCAAATGCCCACTTAAACGAAGATGTTAACCAAGATTGGTGCGTTGGTTATGCACATAATAATGGTGGAAAATGTGCCAGAGCAATCGATGCAAGCTATGGTTATTTAGGTTGGGTTCTGGATAAAGGTAATTGTACTGACCTAACTGCTCCATTAAGCAATTATCCTATGTTTGCAACTCTTGCTCAGTTGTTAGGAGTTCAGATAGATATGAATACTCAGGTTTCCCAGCAAGTAGCTGAGGCATTAAATTATTTAATAACCAATTTAATAACCAATGCTGCATCTATTCTTGCAAATCCTAATAACGTTCCACCTGGTATTTATGAGCCTGTTGACAAGGATATTACTGTACCACAAGGTTTAGGGAATGGTGGTAGTTCTACAGTGTATCGTCTTCGTGAAGGTATTGAGCGGTTCTTAATTACAGATATTAACAATCCAGCTGCATCAGCACAAGCCCAAAGTTCGGTATGGATCATGTTTGACCAATTAGCCACCAACGCATCTGCATACAACCATATTCCCGGTGGTTCAAATGTTCTTTACATGGATGGACATGTCCAATTTCAGAGATATGGGGAATGTGAACCAGCCCCTGTTAACAGACCTATGGCTGTTATGATTGGTATATTAACTTCTTTCTGA
- a CDS encoding pyridoxal phosphate-dependent aminotransferase encodes MKSDCFSSYGFYSSQPSPVSQMMSEFAKDFRPDVDINLGVGYVNEDTIPYDEFAEIASVLAKKDTRPSHLLNYGGPEGSIQLIEAIKWFYQELWKNNRMEDIPDFDERRIVIGVSGATSILTGLANILRKGIVITTDPVYYIYTSTLERYGFEIAPVQEEVEGPDIHILIEVLETHLKQGNHVSFCYFVTVNNPTCTVISNRRRREIVESIQNLSRKYNVYIPIIFDLAYEWLIHNPELEKPISPSIYDNDGSVYEIGTLSKVFAPSLRVGFIIGPQNSLLLNGLVQWNSDVGFSAPLVTQEISAQLITKYGLKQYNSVNEGYKEKGTLFKKQFIEEMENHIASISGGDAGFYLYLTFSGINTERGSSFFNMLSRKTGDKDWDWYDGENTMKPRVIYLPGVYCVHPKGNLAEKGKYQLRVSYGYENIDNLIKSVDIFSQAVKLCMRF; translated from the coding sequence ATGAAAAGTGATTGTTTTTCTTCATACGGTTTTTATTCTTCTCAACCTTCTCCTGTCAGCCAAATGATGTCTGAGTTTGCTAAAGATTTCCGACCCGATGTAGATATTAACCTTGGTGTTGGGTATGTTAATGAGGATACTATTCCCTATGATGAATTTGCAGAAATTGCGTCGGTGCTTGCAAAGAAAGACACAAGGCCTTCACACTTGTTAAATTATGGCGGTCCAGAAGGTTCTATTCAATTAATAGAAGCCATTAAATGGTTTTATCAAGAACTGTGGAAAAATAATAGGATGGAAGACATCCCTGATTTTGATGAGAGGCGTATAGTCATTGGGGTTAGTGGAGCAACAAGTATATTGACGGGTTTGGCTAATATATTGAGGAAAGGTATTGTCATCACGACTGATCCAGTCTACTATATATATACTTCGACATTAGAACGGTATGGGTTTGAAATTGCACCTGTTCAAGAAGAGGTAGAAGGTCCTGATATTCATATTCTAATAGAGGTGCTTGAAACACATTTAAAACAGGGAAACCATGTGTCTTTTTGTTATTTTGTAACTGTAAATAATCCAACTTGCACTGTGATTTCTAATCGAAGAAGAAGAGAAATTGTGGAAAGCATACAAAACTTATCAAGAAAATATAATGTGTATATACCTATTATTTTCGACCTTGCCTATGAATGGCTAATTCATAACCCTGAATTGGAAAAGCCTATTTCACCATCTATTTATGATAATGATGGGTCTGTCTATGAAATTGGTACTTTATCAAAAGTATTTGCTCCTTCACTCCGTGTGGGTTTTATCATAGGTCCGCAAAATAGTCTTTTGTTAAATGGATTAGTACAATGGAACAGCGACGTTGGATTTAGTGCTCCATTAGTAACACAGGAAATATCTGCACAATTGATAACAAAATATGGATTAAAACAATACAATAGTGTTAATGAGGGATATAAAGAAAAAGGGACATTATTTAAAAAACAGTTTATTGAGGAAATGGAAAATCACATAGCATCTATTTCCGGAGGCGATGCTGGTTTTTATCTTTACTTAACTTTTAGTGGTATAAATACGGAACGGGGTTCTTCGTTTTTCAATATGCTTTCCAGAAAAACAGGAGATAAAGATTGGGATTGGTATGATGGTGAAAATACTATGAAACCACGGGTAATTTATTTGCCCGGGGTATATTGTGTTCACCCTAAAGGTAATCTTGCTGAAAAAGGGAAGTACCAATTAAGAGTATCTTATGGATATGAAAATATAGATAATCTAATAAAATCTGTAGATATATTTTCTCAGGCAGTAAAATTGTGTATGAGATTTTGA
- a CDS encoding LacI family DNA-binding transcriptional regulator has translation MFEKITIYDIAKMAGVSAKTVSKVINFKDGVKDETRKKVLEIVEKLGYHPNIFARSLRANQPACIGVTFPAPIEIVPFSPNFFLWLFMELYRVFGKKGEYICFDMFPYELGKIENYARGVFDNLFKACIIAGPLSLSDVIARKIHVTGIPYVAFGRLESFPELSYATVDYEKAAYISTKFLIDRGHKYIAILQGFHNYQPGVERVRGYKRALEESGLPFSERHVKYVNFGASNVALRVHQLLSDTNITALIDSSGTENGEAVREGIKKSGRKIGRDCEVLTWTYEEKGIVLDEASAHVWLPVRESASEGIELLSKWVEGKSEGPIKVLFNPILDTERKSQKIIEPTHRFFETLPE, from the coding sequence ATGTTCGAGAAAATAACAATTTACGATATTGCAAAAATGGCAGGTGTTTCTGCAAAAACAGTTAGTAAGGTTATTAATTTTAAGGATGGGGTTAAAGATGAAACTCGTAAGAAAGTGCTTGAAATTGTTGAAAAATTGGGTTATCACCCAAATATTTTTGCTCGTTCGTTGAGAGCAAATCAACCTGCATGTATTGGAGTTACGTTTCCTGCACCCATAGAGATAGTTCCTTTTAGTCCTAATTTTTTCCTATGGCTATTTATGGAGTTATATCGAGTATTTGGAAAAAAGGGGGAATATATTTGTTTTGATATGTTCCCTTATGAATTGGGAAAAATAGAAAATTATGCTCGGGGTGTTTTTGATAATCTTTTTAAAGCATGTATAATTGCAGGTCCTTTATCGTTATCGGATGTAATTGCGAGAAAGATTCATGTAACAGGTATTCCTTATGTAGCCTTTGGAAGATTGGAATCTTTTCCTGAGTTGTCTTATGCGACGGTTGATTATGAAAAAGCAGCTTATATAAGCACAAAATTTTTGATAGATAGAGGGCATAAATATATTGCTATATTACAGGGTTTCCACAATTATCAACCTGGGGTGGAACGAGTACGTGGATATAAAAGAGCGTTAGAGGAATCTGGCTTGCCTTTTTCTGAGAGACATGTGAAATATGTTAATTTTGGAGCGAGTAATGTAGCATTGCGGGTTCACCAACTTTTATCCGATACTAACATTACTGCTTTGATTGACAGTAGTGGTACAGAAAATGGAGAGGCAGTTCGTGAGGGAATAAAGAAGTCAGGACGGAAAATCGGTAGGGACTGTGAGGTATTAACCTGGACATACGAGGAGAAAGGAATTGTTTTAGATGAGGCTTCGGCTCATGTATGGTTACCTGTTCGCGAATCTGCATCAGAAGGTATTGAATTATTATCTAAATGGGTTGAAGGTAAAAGCGAGGGACCAATTAAGGTATTATTTAATCCGATTTTAGATACGGAACGGAAGAGTCAAAAGATTATAGAGCCTACACATAGATTTTTCGAAACACTTCCAGAGTAA
- a CDS encoding response regulator: MNKEQKAYTTFEAARICHVTHHSIKNWIRQGLIKASRTPGGHYRILEKDLDEFREKYDMFPRDKNAKKYRIMVVDDEPDAINLIENILGKDEYEIIKVTNATEVGLKSLQLSPDLILLDFLMPEINGFEVCRALRSNDMTRFIPIMAVTCLTKDSDIERIFACGADEYLAKPFKVDQLVEKVKELVTKGRPVQK, from the coding sequence ATGAACAAAGAACAAAAAGCCTACACAACCTTTGAAGCAGCACGAATTTGTCATGTAACTCATCACAGTATTAAAAACTGGATTCGTCAAGGACTGATTAAAGCATCACGGACTCCTGGAGGCCACTACAGAATCCTCGAAAAAGACCTGGACGAATTTAGAGAAAAATATGATATGTTCCCAAGAGATAAAAATGCAAAGAAATACAGAATTATGGTTGTTGATGATGAGCCCGATGCCATAAACTTAATAGAAAATATTTTAGGTAAAGATGAATACGAAATTATTAAAGTAACGAACGCAACTGAAGTAGGCTTAAAATCTTTACAACTATCACCAGACCTTATCCTTCTTGATTTCCTTATGCCTGAAATTAACGGGTTCGAAGTATGCAGAGCCCTTAGAAGCAATGACATGACTCGATTTATTCCTATTATGGCGGTTACTTGTTTAACCAAAGATTCTGACATTGAACGGATATTTGCTTGTGGAGCAGATGAGTATTTAGCAAAACCTTTTAAGGTAGACCAACTTGTCGAAAAGGTAAAAGAGCTGGTAACTAAAGGGCGACCTGTCCAAAAATAA
- a CDS encoding glucose-6-phosphate isomerase (catalyzes the formation of D-fructose 6-phosphate from D-glucose 6-phosphate), whose translation MIPNIKIDVSLCHADKIGTDHGYTTNEFKQLSNQIEECHKQILKEREIKKYGFFDLYKDKKTREKIKEVSKQFLNQGIENLVILGIGGSALGITALNTAINGPYYNLLSKEQRKAYPRLFVMDNIDPSTFERILQLCPPEKTLYNAISKSGETAETMCQLLIVLKKLEDSLGPERIKEHLVITTSPKSENAPKSLLHPIAEKYGITQFEIPLNVGGRFSVFSPVGLFPAEMLGFDLEAIAEGCASIDKVCSNPQLDQNPAYLFAGIHYLLDKTKGKKISVMMPYSDRLKDTADWYCQLWAESLGKKDDLNGNEIFNGQTPVKALGATDQHSQIQLYREGPNDKIINMIKVKDFNTSLPVPEMFSEIPELDYIQGQTMNDLIEAEFEGTKDALTISHRPVIVIEIEKISEYTVAQLLYMLEVATATAGKLYNINAFNQPGVDEGKRIARQLMMEKKKRI comes from the coding sequence ATGATTCCAAACATTAAAATTGATGTCTCTTTATGTCATGCCGATAAAATTGGCACTGACCACGGTTATACAACCAATGAATTTAAGCAACTTTCAAATCAAATTGAGGAATGCCATAAACAAATACTAAAAGAAAGAGAAATTAAGAAATATGGCTTCTTCGACCTTTACAAAGACAAAAAGACAAGGGAAAAAATAAAAGAGGTATCAAAGCAATTTTTAAATCAGGGTATCGAAAATTTAGTTATCCTTGGCATTGGTGGTTCCGCATTAGGGATTACCGCTTTAAATACAGCAATTAACGGCCCTTATTATAATCTCCTTTCTAAAGAGCAAAGAAAAGCTTATCCCCGATTATTTGTTATGGATAATATTGACCCATCAACATTTGAGAGAATACTTCAATTATGCCCACCTGAAAAAACATTATATAACGCTATCTCAAAATCAGGTGAAACTGCTGAAACAATGTGCCAGCTACTTATCGTTTTAAAAAAACTGGAGGACTCATTAGGTCCTGAAAGAATAAAGGAACACCTCGTTATTACAACAAGCCCAAAAAGTGAAAATGCCCCAAAAAGTCTTCTACATCCCATCGCTGAAAAATACGGGATTACCCAATTTGAAATTCCGCTAAATGTCGGGGGCAGATTCTCAGTCTTCTCGCCAGTAGGACTTTTCCCTGCGGAAATGTTAGGCTTTGACCTTGAAGCAATTGCTGAAGGGTGTGCAAGCATAGATAAGGTATGTTCCAACCCTCAATTAGACCAGAACCCTGCTTATTTATTTGCAGGCATTCACTATTTATTAGACAAAACAAAAGGGAAAAAAATCTCTGTTATGATGCCCTATTCCGACCGATTGAAAGATACCGCAGATTGGTATTGTCAGCTATGGGCAGAAAGTTTAGGAAAAAAAGATGACCTTAATGGTAACGAAATTTTTAATGGACAAACACCTGTAAAAGCATTAGGGGCAACAGACCAACATTCTCAAATACAACTTTATCGGGAAGGTCCAAATGATAAAATAATAAATATGATTAAGGTGAAAGATTTTAATACATCTCTACCTGTTCCCGAGATGTTTTCAGAAATCCCAGAGTTAGATTATATCCAAGGTCAAACCATGAACGACTTAATTGAAGCAGAATTTGAAGGAACTAAAGATGCCCTTACTATAAGCCACAGGCCTGTAATTGTTATTGAAATAGAAAAAATTTCAGAATATACAGTAGCACAGTTATTATATATGTTAGAGGTAGCAACAGCAACGGCAGGAAAACTATATAACATCAATGCCTTTAATCAACCAGGAGTAGATGAAGGAAAAAGAATTGCAAGACAACTAATGATGGAGAAGAAAAAGAGAATATAA